The following proteins come from a genomic window of Gottfriedia acidiceleris:
- a CDS encoding DUF420 domain-containing protein, protein MNSLPILPTISTSFIVISAILVAIGWYLIAKRNIEAHKKVMFFAGVFALSFFIVYATRTIFIGNTSFGGPKSLKLYYHIFLFFHIFLATTGGVFGLVSIISGFKNKLKLHKKIGPITSIIWFFTAITGVVVYCLLYVFYKGGDTTSVIKAVLGF, encoded by the coding sequence TTGAATTCTTTACCAATTTTACCAACAATAAGTACAAGCTTTATTGTAATTAGTGCCATATTAGTTGCTATCGGCTGGTATCTTATTGCAAAAAGAAATATAGAGGCACATAAGAAAGTTATGTTCTTTGCTGGAGTCTTTGCACTCTCATTTTTCATTGTATACGCAACGAGAACAATCTTTATCGGAAATACTTCTTTTGGGGGACCAAAAAGTTTAAAGCTGTATTATCATATATTTTTATTTTTCCATATATTCTTAGCTACAACTGGCGGAGTATTTGGTCTAGTATCAATAATTTCAGGATTTAAAAACAAATTAAAACTACACAAAAAAATTGGACCGATTACTAGTATTATTTGGTTTTTTACTGCAATTACAGGTGTAGTCGTTTATTGTTTATTATACGTTTTCTACAAAGGTGGAGACACTACTTCAGTTATTAAAGCTGTTTTAGGATTTTAA
- the coxB gene encoding cytochrome c oxidase subunit II, translated as MKHWRLVSLISLIAVILSACGHANQSTLNPQGEVAKMQYDLMKLSTMIMVFVVAVVTVLFLYVIVKYRHRKGQENIIPKQVEGNHFLELLWTIIPVILLIILAVPTVSQTFKLSDEKQISKDEKKKDAIVINVNAHLFWWEFEYPKQKFITSQDMYIPVGKKVILNLKGQDIKHSFWVPSLAGKIDTNVEGENKMWLSADKEGTYNGFCAEFCGPSHSLMQFKVKVVSQADYDKWLADMKNQKGQAVTADAQEGEKIFKQSCIGCHAADANDTRPPAARLAPNLANFGDRDMVAGIAKNNEANIKKWLTNPEAMKPGNLMTGKYGELSADQIDALTAYLTSLKIAK; from the coding sequence ATGAAACATTGGCGATTAGTCTCGCTAATTTCCTTGATAGCAGTTATTTTGAGTGCATGTGGACATGCAAATCAATCTACACTGAATCCTCAAGGTGAAGTAGCAAAAATGCAATACGATCTTATGAAGCTAAGTACGATGATCATGGTATTCGTTGTTGCTGTAGTAACAGTTCTTTTCCTTTACGTAATCGTGAAATATCGTCACCGTAAAGGTCAAGAGAATATTATTCCAAAGCAAGTAGAAGGTAATCATTTCTTAGAGCTTCTTTGGACAATTATTCCTGTTATTTTACTTATTATTCTAGCAGTACCAACAGTATCACAAACGTTCAAGCTTTCAGATGAGAAGCAAATATCAAAAGATGAGAAGAAAAAAGATGCAATTGTTATTAATGTAAATGCTCATCTTTTCTGGTGGGAATTTGAGTATCCAAAACAAAAATTCATTACTTCTCAAGACATGTATATCCCAGTTGGTAAAAAAGTTATCTTAAACCTAAAAGGTCAAGATATTAAACACTCATTCTGGGTACCATCATTAGCAGGTAAGATTGATACAAACGTTGAAGGCGAAAACAAAATGTGGCTTTCAGCGGATAAAGAAGGTACATATAATGGATTCTGTGCAGAGTTTTGTGGTCCTTCACATTCATTAATGCAGTTTAAAGTTAAAGTTGTAAGTCAAGCCGACTATGATAAGTGGTTAGCTGATATGAAGAATCAGAAAGGTCAAGCTGTAACAGCAGATGCACAAGAAGGTGAAAAAATCTTCAAACAAAGCTGTATTGGTTGTCATGCTGCAGATGCAAATGATACAAGACCACCTGCTGCACGACTTGCTCCAAACTTAGCTAACTTCGGTGATCGTGATATGGTTGCTGGTATTGCTAAAAATAATGAAGCAAATATCAAAAAATGGTTAACTAATCCGGAAGCTATGAAGCCAGGAAACCTTATGACAGGTAAATATGGTGAATTATCAGCTGATCAGATTGATGCATTAACTGCATACTTAACTAGCTTAAAAATTGCAAAATAA
- the ctaF gene encoding cytochrome c oxidase subunit IVB yields MGTNTNSHQRNQVEIKYHRRKHAEEMKQQLISFALMIILTLASFGAVLYRDKMDPYFTVPFILLLAVVQLVFQLYYFMHMKNKGHSTPAFFLYSGVTVAVITLLTFLTLIWL; encoded by the coding sequence ATGGGCACAAATACAAACTCTCATCAAAGAAATCAAGTTGAAATAAAGTATCACAGACGCAAACATGCAGAAGAAATGAAACAACAATTAATTTCATTTGCATTAATGATCATTTTAACACTTGCATCTTTCGGAGCAGTATTGTACAGAGATAAAATGGATCCATACTTTACGGTACCATTTATTTTATTACTTGCTGTAGTACAATTAGTGTTCCAACTTTATTACTTCATGCACATGAAAAATAAAGGTCACAGCACACCAGCCTTCTTCCTATATTCAGGCGTTACAGTTGCTGTAATTACACTATTAACATTCTTAACATTAATCTGGTTATGA
- the cyoE gene encoding heme o synthase gives MKNEVLQKKRRIDLEQLANNVSNNEETNHPSSSLKKDLLSLMKIGIVNSNILTTFTGIWLAIQINGLDILDSLPKAIITVIGSSLIIAGSCVINNYIDRDIDPYMERTKNRPTVTGNIKPSVTISIGILLLIVGFTFMAFTTLMAVVYAFIGAFTYIVLYTLWTKRNYTLNTVVGSISGAAPPLIGWAAIDANLHPIAWMLFLIMFIWQPPHFLALAMRRSEEYKRAGIPMLPVVYGFEMTKRQVMIWVLCLLPLPFYMQALGLPFIIFATILNIGWVILGLYCYKQKDDQKFSKLMFIYSINYLTLLFMSMIVFTISF, from the coding sequence TGAAGTTTTGCAAAAAAAGAGGAGGATTGACTTGGAACAATTAGCTAATAATGTTTCTAATAACGAAGAAACTAATCATCCTTCTAGTTCACTAAAGAAAGATTTACTTTCTTTAATGAAAATAGGGATCGTAAACTCTAATATACTGACAACTTTTACAGGTATCTGGTTAGCAATCCAAATAAATGGATTAGATATATTAGATTCTTTACCAAAAGCAATTATTACTGTAATTGGTTCATCACTTATTATTGCTGGATCATGTGTTATCAATAACTATATTGATCGTGATATTGATCCATACATGGAGAGAACTAAAAACAGACCAACTGTAACCGGTAATATTAAACCAAGCGTTACAATCTCGATTGGTATTCTTTTATTAATTGTGGGCTTTACATTTATGGCTTTCACAACCTTAATGGCTGTTGTATATGCATTTATTGGTGCATTTACATATATCGTACTATACACTCTTTGGACGAAACGTAATTACACGTTAAACACAGTAGTAGGTAGTATATCTGGTGCAGCACCCCCATTAATTGGATGGGCAGCAATCGATGCGAACTTGCATCCAATTGCTTGGATGCTGTTTTTAATCATGTTTATATGGCAACCACCTCATTTTTTAGCACTTGCGATGAGACGTTCTGAAGAATACAAAAGAGCGGGAATTCCAATGCTACCAGTGGTTTACGGATTTGAAATGACGAAACGTCAAGTGATGATTTGGGTATTATGTTTATTACCACTGCCATTTTACATGCAAGCTCTAGGTTTACCATTTATTATTTTTGCAACAATATTGAATATTGGATGGGTTATTTTAGGATTATATTGTTATAAACAAAAGGATGATCAAAAGTTCTCTAAACTGATGTTTATATACTCCATTAACTATTTAACTCTTCTATTTATGTCAATGATTGTGTTTACAATTTCGTTTTAA
- a CDS encoding YugN family protein, producing the protein MKFENTNLENHVLNVNLLTEIMEELGFVLAGQWDYERVTYDYKFEQRNEIYYLRVQGFAVEGHVESSKGKIQLLTPLLGKYYYPHGVEYGEGESFPESIVDKSKELLKKAEEQISLVSKFIIL; encoded by the coding sequence ATGAAATTTGAGAATACAAATTTAGAAAATCATGTATTAAATGTAAATTTATTAACTGAAATCATGGAAGAATTAGGCTTTGTCCTTGCTGGTCAATGGGATTACGAAAGAGTAACTTACGATTATAAATTTGAACAACGTAATGAAATCTACTACTTACGCGTTCAAGGTTTCGCAGTAGAAGGACATGTAGAGTCAAGTAAAGGTAAAATTCAATTACTTACTCCACTTTTAGGTAAATACTATTATCCTCACGGTGTAGAGTACGGAGAAGGCGAAAGCTTCCCTGAAAGTATCGTTGACAAAAGTAAAGAATTACTTAAAAAAGCTGAAGAGCAAATTTCTCTAGTAAGCAAGTTCATTATTCTATAA
- the ctaG gene encoding cytochrome c oxidase assembly factor CtaG, whose translation MISLGMFGFKALWSPYLFVFLGLVILGYFYIINKFKDKNHVTETKQKVYFVIGILLVYTAQGSPIDLIGHIIFSAHMTEMAVLYLVAPIFLINGIPNWLWRNILKPKFVNSFFTFATKPLIALLIFNVVFSIYHYPLVFDTVKTNNVYHFLFTNILFFMAVFMWFPVINHLPERQTLSDIQKIGYMFGNGILLTPACALIIFAGHPFYATYNDPVLWSKAMELCVSPDLLKSLNISGPEVFNFMSAREDQQVGGVIMKIIQEIVYGSVIGYNFFKWAKREQNGNKIDPISSNPLLLKKS comes from the coding sequence ATGATTAGCTTAGGGATGTTCGGGTTTAAAGCACTTTGGAGTCCATATTTATTTGTGTTTTTAGGTTTAGTCATTTTAGGTTATTTTTACATAATTAATAAATTTAAAGATAAAAACCATGTTACTGAGACTAAACAAAAAGTGTATTTCGTAATTGGAATTTTATTAGTTTACACCGCACAAGGCAGTCCAATCGATTTAATTGGTCATATAATTTTTAGTGCACATATGACTGAAATGGCAGTATTATACTTAGTTGCACCGATCTTTCTTATTAATGGGATTCCAAATTGGTTATGGCGAAACATACTTAAACCAAAATTCGTTAATTCGTTTTTTACATTTGCTACAAAACCATTAATTGCTTTACTTATTTTTAATGTAGTATTTTCGATTTACCATTATCCATTAGTATTTGATACTGTAAAAACGAATAATGTCTATCATTTCTTATTTACAAATATATTATTTTTCATGGCAGTATTTATGTGGTTTCCTGTTATTAATCATTTACCTGAGAGACAAACACTTTCTGATATCCAAAAGATTGGTTATATGTTTGGGAATGGTATTTTATTAACACCAGCTTGTGCACTTATTATTTTTGCTGGACATCCTTTTTACGCGACTTATAATGATCCAGTGTTATGGAGTAAAGCGATGGAGCTTTGCGTATCACCAGATTTATTAAAATCATTAAATATTTCAGGTCCAGAAGTATTTAACTTTATGTCAGCAAGGGAAGATCAGCAGGTTGGCGGAGTTATCATGAAAATTATCCAGGAAATAGTTTATGGTTCTGTTATTGGTTATAATTTTTTCAAATGGGCTAAAAGAGAACAAAATGGAAATAAAATTGATCCAATCAGTAGTAATCCGTTATTGCTTAAAAAATCGTAG
- a CDS encoding cytochrome (ubi)quinol oxidase subunit III, which yields MEMNQKFTAETFPHNPEKATEEGKNKFLAFWLFLGGETVLFASLFGTFLALRNSTAGGASAAEMFEPKLVFIATMLLLTSSLTSVYAMYHMKNFEHKKMMLWLGITVLLGLGFLLLEIYEFRHYMHEFHFTIKSSAFGSSFYTLVGTHGAHVFVGLLWITTLMLRNGGRGLNLYNAPKFYIASLYWHFIDVVWIFIFTVVYLMGMVG from the coding sequence ATGGAAATGAATCAAAAATTTACAGCTGAAACGTTTCCTCATAACCCTGAAAAAGCGACAGAAGAAGGTAAAAATAAGTTCTTAGCATTCTGGCTATTTCTTGGTGGAGAAACTGTATTATTCGCATCATTATTTGGTACTTTCTTAGCATTAAGAAACTCTACTGCTGGTGGAGCAAGTGCTGCAGAAATGTTCGAACCAAAATTAGTATTCATTGCTACTATGTTACTATTAACATCTTCTCTTACAAGTGTTTATGCAATGTACCACATGAAAAACTTTGAACACAAAAAGATGATGTTATGGTTAGGTATTACAGTTTTATTAGGTCTAGGATTTTTATTATTAGAAATTTACGAATTTAGACACTATATGCACGAATTTCATTTTACAATTAAAAGCAGTGCATTTGGTTCTTCATTCTATACATTAGTAGGTACTCATGGTGCCCACGTATTTGTTGGTTTACTATGGATCACTACTTTAATGCTTCGAAATGGTGGAAGAGGTTTAAATTTATACAACGCTCCGAAGTTTTATATTGCAAGTTTATACTGGCACTTCATCGACGTAGTATGGATTTTCATCTTTACAGTAGTATACTTAATGGGAATGGTGGGATAA
- a CDS encoding CAP domain-containing protein, which produces MEKLIKLFFFTISFITVFMFSPLIKDWITNISSFKQYQKVEEVNMPMIENASTEKATYSVSQYIGKSEQEILKTFGKPSRKVPSQYDYDWLVYDKDATKYTQFGVRNGKVVTIFVAGNKVDITPFVMGSHYEETMDNVALHDKVSFSILSNQYTFKLSPTDLHERPLVSLNNCFAQLYFDRFTGSLLGVRYLSPETLVKQKPYELIYSGNLINAKKLNTLQEAIVDREEERQIFNLTNVYRKRMNLSTLTWNADAAKVALGHSKDMVQNKYFDHYSNLYGSLADRLNDANVPYRIAGENISANYVDGIASVYGWINSKGHRVNMYKKEYTTLGVGAFNKYYTQNFIK; this is translated from the coding sequence ATGGAAAAACTTATAAAACTTTTCTTTTTTACAATAAGTTTTATAACAGTTTTTATGTTCAGTCCACTTATTAAAGATTGGATCACCAATATTTCATCATTTAAACAATATCAGAAAGTAGAAGAAGTGAATATGCCAATGATCGAAAATGCAAGTACTGAAAAAGCTACATACTCTGTTTCTCAGTATATTGGTAAAAGTGAACAAGAAATTTTAAAAACCTTTGGTAAACCGTCAAGAAAAGTTCCTTCTCAATATGACTACGATTGGCTTGTTTATGATAAAGATGCTACAAAGTATACTCAATTTGGTGTACGAAATGGCAAGGTTGTAACAATTTTTGTTGCTGGTAATAAAGTTGATATAACCCCATTTGTGATGGGGAGCCACTATGAAGAAACAATGGACAATGTAGCATTACATGATAAAGTCTCTTTTTCGATATTGAGTAATCAATATACATTTAAATTATCGCCAACCGATTTACACGAACGTCCACTTGTTTCATTAAATAATTGTTTTGCTCAACTTTATTTTGACCGTTTTACTGGAAGTTTATTAGGTGTTCGATATTTATCTCCAGAAACTTTAGTTAAGCAAAAACCGTACGAGCTAATTTATAGTGGAAATTTAATCAATGCAAAAAAATTAAATACATTGCAAGAAGCAATTGTTGATCGTGAAGAAGAGAGACAGATATTTAACTTAACGAATGTTTATCGTAAAAGAATGAATTTAAGTACTTTAACTTGGAATGCTGATGCTGCCAAAGTAGCTTTAGGACATAGTAAAGATATGGTTCAAAATAAATATTTTGATCACTATTCTAATTTATATGGTAGTCTAGCTGATCGTTTAAATGATGCAAATGTTCCATACAGAATTGCTGGCGAAAATATTTCCGCTAATTATGTAGATGGTATAGCATCTGTATATGGATGGATTAATAGTAAAGGTCATCGTGTAAATATGTATAAAAAAGAATATACCACACTTGGAGTGGGAGCCTTTAATAAATATTACACCCAAAATTTTATAAAATAA
- the ctaD gene encoding cytochrome c oxidase subunit I: MSSVAKKKPLLWDYLTTVDHKKIAILYLIAGGFFFLVGGMEALFIRIQLIKPDNTFLVGDAYNQVLTMHGTTMIFLAAMPMIFAFFNAVVPLQIGARDVAFPFLNSLGFWLFFVGGVFLNLSWFLGGAPDAGWTSYATLALHSKSHGVDFYLLGLQISGIGTLAGGINFLATIINMRAPGLTYMRMPLFTWTVFVTSALILFAFPALTIGLALLMFDRLFGTAFFDASLGGNSMIFEHLFWIFGHPEVYILILPAFGIFSDIIPAFSKKRLFGYSSMVFATVLIGFLGFMVWAHHMFTDGLGAVANAIFAVATMAIAVPTGVKIFNWLLTMWGGQIRFTTPMLWSVAFIPSFVLGGVTGIMNAAAPADYQFHDSYFVVAHFHYVIVGGVVFGLFAGAHYWWPKMFGKILNETLGKITFFLFFIGFHLTFFIQHFLGLMGMPRRYFTYLPGQGLDTGNMISSIGAMFMGLATIVMLINVVYTAIKGKKAAGDAWGVGRTLEWSIPSPAPEYNFAQIPYVRGLDALWVEKMEGDGKMTPAEPLGDIHMPNSSILPFVMSVGLFIAAFGAMYNDQLKNHTAVGVLILGLFITFGSMFLRSWIDDHGFHIHKEDIADEGVEA, from the coding sequence GTGAGTTCTGTAGCGAAAAAGAAACCACTATTGTGGGACTACTTAACGACAGTCGACCATAAGAAAATTGCCATCCTGTATTTAATTGCAGGCGGATTCTTTTTCTTAGTTGGTGGGATGGAAGCGTTATTTATTCGTATACAATTAATTAAGCCAGACAACACATTTTTAGTTGGTGATGCTTATAACCAAGTATTAACAATGCATGGTACAACAATGATTTTCTTAGCGGCGATGCCGATGATCTTTGCATTTTTTAACGCGGTAGTACCTTTACAAATTGGTGCTCGTGACGTAGCTTTCCCGTTTTTAAATTCTTTAGGTTTCTGGTTATTCTTCGTTGGTGGAGTTTTCTTAAACTTAAGTTGGTTCTTAGGTGGAGCGCCTGACGCAGGTTGGACTTCATATGCGACACTAGCTCTACACAGTAAATCACATGGTGTAGACTTCTACTTATTAGGTCTACAAATTTCAGGTATTGGTACATTAGCAGGTGGTATTAACTTCTTAGCAACGATTATTAACATGCGTGCTCCAGGGTTAACATACATGCGTATGCCACTATTTACTTGGACGGTTTTTGTAACATCAGCACTTATTTTATTTGCATTCCCGGCATTAACAATCGGGTTAGCGTTATTAATGTTTGACCGCCTATTCGGAACTGCATTCTTTGATGCATCTTTAGGTGGAAACTCAATGATCTTTGAACATTTATTCTGGATTTTCGGACATCCAGAGGTTTACATTCTTATATTACCGGCATTTGGTATCTTCTCTGATATCATTCCAGCATTCTCTAAGAAACGTTTATTCGGTTACTCTTCAATGGTATTCGCAACAGTTTTAATTGGTTTCTTAGGATTCATGGTATGGGCTCACCATATGTTTACAGATGGTCTTGGTGCAGTAGCAAATGCTATTTTCGCTGTTGCAACAATGGCGATTGCTGTTCCTACAGGGGTAAAAATCTTTAACTGGTTATTAACAATGTGGGGCGGACAAATTCGTTTTACAACACCAATGCTTTGGTCAGTTGCTTTTATTCCATCATTCGTACTAGGTGGGGTAACTGGTATTATGAATGCTGCAGCTCCTGCTGACTATCAATTCCATGATAGTTATTTCGTAGTAGCTCACTTCCACTACGTAATCGTAGGTGGGGTAGTATTTGGTCTTTTTGCCGGTGCACATTACTGGTGGCCAAAAATGTTTGGTAAAATCTTAAATGAAACATTAGGTAAAATTACATTCTTTTTATTCTTTATTGGTTTCCATTTAACATTCTTTATTCAACATTTCTTAGGATTAATGGGTATGCCTCGTCGTTACTTTACATACTTACCTGGACAAGGCTTAGATACTGGAAACATGATCAGCTCAATCGGAGCAATGTTCATGGGTCTAGCTACTATCGTAATGTTAATCAATGTTGTTTATACAGCAATAAAAGGTAAAAAAGCTGCTGGAGATGCATGGGGTGTAGGTCGTACACTTGAGTGGTCAATTCCTTCTCCTGCACCAGAATATAACTTTGCTCAAATTCCTTATGTACGTGGATTAGACGCTCTATGGGTAGAAAAAATGGAAGGAGACGGCAAAATGACACCTGCTGAACCACTAGGTGATATTCATATGCCAAACTCATCTATTTTACCGTTTGTTATGTCAGTAGGCTTATTTATTGCAGCATTTGGGGCAATGTATAATGACCAACTTAAGAACCACACTGCAGTTGGTGTATTAATTCTTGGCTTATTTATTACATTCGGTTCAATGTTCTTACGTTCTTGGATTGATGATCATGGATTCCATATCCATAAAGAAGATATAGCTGATGAGGGGGTTGAGGCATAA
- the eutH gene encoding ethanolamine utilization protein EutH gives MNEIILYIMTGFMVLGAIDYLMGNRYGLGQKFKEAFQSMGPLALSMVGMISLSPVLAKWLTPVVTPVYQFLGADPSMFSSTFLALDMGGYSLANEMAQSSDAALFSWVFLGTMMGPTIVFTIPVALSIVHKNDHPFFAKGILIGLMTIPFGCIAGGFVAGFGFLWMLKNLIPSILISVLIGVGMLLAQTVMIRGFKWFGKGIEIVIIVGLVSIIIKTLTGIVIIPGMMPLSEGFVTVGKITIILAGAFPFVFVLVKVLQKPFALLGNKLGMNQQALGGFIASFAHHIPMFATMHEMDDRGKVINTAFAVSGAFVFGSHLGFVAGVEKNFVIPLIVGKLTAGLLAAALALLVTKRGAI, from the coding sequence ATGAATGAAATCATCTTATATATCATGACGGGATTTATGGTCCTAGGGGCAATCGATTATTTGATGGGTAATCGGTATGGACTCGGACAAAAATTTAAGGAAGCCTTCCAATCCATGGGACCACTTGCTCTTTCAATGGTTGGCATGATCTCACTATCACCTGTATTAGCAAAATGGTTAACACCGGTTGTAACCCCTGTCTACCAATTTCTTGGTGCAGATCCATCGATGTTTTCATCCACGTTTTTAGCTCTTGATATGGGTGGGTACTCTTTAGCAAATGAAATGGCTCAATCAAGTGATGCAGCTCTTTTTTCTTGGGTGTTTTTAGGAACAATGATGGGCCCAACTATTGTTTTTACCATTCCGGTTGCTTTAAGCATCGTTCATAAAAATGATCATCCCTTTTTTGCAAAAGGAATTTTAATTGGGTTAATGACTATTCCATTTGGATGTATAGCGGGAGGATTCGTTGCAGGATTTGGTTTTTTATGGATGCTGAAAAATTTGATTCCTTCTATTCTGATTTCTGTATTGATTGGCGTTGGAATGCTATTAGCTCAAACGGTGATGATTCGAGGTTTTAAATGGTTTGGGAAAGGAATTGAAATCGTTATCATTGTTGGTCTTGTCTCAATCATCATTAAAACTTTAACAGGTATTGTTATAATTCCAGGTATGATGCCGCTTTCGGAAGGTTTCGTCACAGTTGGAAAAATAACAATCATCCTTGCTGGTGCGTTTCCGTTTGTTTTTGTGCTAGTAAAAGTATTACAGAAGCCTTTTGCTTTACTCGGAAATAAGCTAGGTATGAATCAACAAGCATTAGGTGGATTCATTGCCTCGTTCGCCCATCACATTCCAATGTTTGCGACAATGCATGAGATGGATGATCGTGGAAAAGTCATAAATACCGCATTTGCCGTAAGCGGAGCATTTGTTTTTGGCAGTCACTTAGGATTTGTAGCGGGTGTGGAGAAGAATTTTGTCATTCCACTAATTGTCGGTAAACTGACTGCTGGGTTATTGGCTGCTGCATTAGCTTTGCTAGTGACAAAACGTGGAGCAATTTGA